Within Cyprinus carpio isolate SPL01 chromosome A7, ASM1834038v1, whole genome shotgun sequence, the genomic segment gatgagctttgtaaaaatcgacgtgtttcagaaggcggggcatagaggagtaacaataatgtactgtatgtggaaaataatgtgtttttttgaacctttaaTTTGCATAAACAGATCTCAATataccaaatatacaaaataatgttctttttagcagcatcatatgacccctttaacaatatTCTGAATTACATAATTTAGAATCTTTACAGAAATGCATCTAGGAATGAAGGACtaacttctgtttttgttttaaactctatttaaaaactattttgtctTTAGGTGACAGCAAAATTCTTGCTGTTGATCTAATACAAGGTGCCTGTTCCCCTGGATCCTCTCAACCCAGATCTTTGGAGCCAACTACCGAAAACACAGGCCAACAGCATATTCCCCTTCGGAAGACCCAGAGTGACCTGGAGTACAGTATACCCCCATCCCCAAAGACCCCATCAGGCATGATGGATCATGCCACTCTGATGTGCCCAAACCCCTCATGGAATGGCCCAAAAGGTTCTACTTTCTCTCCTTCCTGGAATGACTCTTACAACTATGCCTTGGTTACCAGCCCTGCTTCCAAGCAACCAGTATCTAAGACTGGAATGTTAACACCTGGAGGTGAAGGAGGTGGTCTAATCTGTCCATCCCAGACCAGTTCAGGCCTCTCCATGAGCTCAGGGTCACATTCCAGCTCTTTCACCTCCATCTCAGAGCCATGTGGACACCGGGTGTTCACAGTGTCCACAGGGGGTGGTGTTCCTGTAGGGAAAAGGAATGACATAGAGGGGGCAGCTTCCACTGCAGGCACAGGAAATAACAAAGGTGAGCAGGAGAAGAGATCAGCCCAGTCCAATGTTTTCAGGTTCCGTGAACGTTCACTTTCAACACCAACAGACTCTGGATCATTTTGCTCAGCAGATAATATATGTTCTCCAGGTGAGGCCGTCCCTGTTGTTTCAGAGGTTGAGAGTTATGCCCTGTTATATCCAAGCAACAGCTCAGAGGATAGCATGAGCACTGATAATGTTTCTGTGACCACAGGATCAGACTTTCTTCTGGATGGTCAACTGAGGTCACGATCACGCAGCATCTCACTAAAGAAATCTAAGAAAAAGCCACCACCTCCAGTACGTAGTGTATCCCTGATGAAAAACCTATCAGAGGTTGGTGGAATGGGCTCCTACCACAGTGAAGGGCACTTCAGAGATGGCAGACCCAAAAGTCTCTTTATCCCCCGAGATTACCATATTCAAGATTCATTCCAGCCTGAGTTCATAATTGCCAAGCCTGAGGACGACACAGATCAAGCCCACAGTAGCTTGGAGACATCTTCTGATATTTCTCAGCCTGCTGACAGGGAAACAGAGCTTGGGTTTTCTCCTCACTGGCAGCTCAATGAGTGGAAGTCCAACAATGATCCCTACCGCTCACTGTCGGGTTCAAGTACAGCCACAGGTACCACGGTGATTGAGTGCATGAAGGTGCGGGGCAGCTCAGAATCCCTAAATTCACCCTCAACCTCACGAGCCACATCTCCATCCCAGCTCTCAATTGAGGCTGAGACCAAGGTATCCCCTTTCAAGCCCCCATGTCTCATGTCCCCATCCAGTGGCTACTCAAGCCAGTCTGAAACTCCAACCCCAACTATATCAAACACCTTCATCACTGGACCTTCTCCAGTTGGCTGCAAGATGCGCCCAAAGATTCCAGAGCGTAAATCTTCTCTCCCAGCTTCTGCAAAGGATAAATCACGTTCACGTCTTTCATTTGAACTACCTGCAAACTCTCAGCTGGATCTATCCTCTGTTAAACCCAAGATGAAAGCCAGCAGACGCCACTCTGACACATCTACAGCCAACAAACCAGGTAAACTGAGCCCTAGTCAGTCTTCACTGCCTATGGTTACAACAACAGACTTGCGAAACATCCGACTTCGTTCAGTAAGTCGCTCAGAACTTGAGGACAGTCCTGATGGCTCTTCTGACATTATAGAGGAAGAGCAAAGTCGAGATCTCAGCCCTCCTATTACTCCCTCTAACACAAAACAGTCAAAGCCACCAGTTGCAGTGAAGCCGCCTCTGCCTAAACGACCCATGAACTTGATGCTTAAATCTTCCTCATCCTCCCCTCTGGCACCTGAATCTCCTCCATCTTCCCCTGTTGACCGACCCATGCCTGTGGGTAACATCTATATGGTTGTGAGAAAGCCCAAACCTAAGAGACCAGCTCAGTCATCACTCAGCACATCTGCAATAGCCCCACAAGTGCCACTCCACAGTTATGTACCTCCTCTCCCTGAGTTTGATCTGGAGTATGGGATTCCTATTGAAGAAGATCCTCCATCCCCAAGTAGTCCAGAAAGTGAGGACAAAAGTAAGACCCTGCCAAGTAGAATGACAATATCCTGTTTAGCAGAATTAGACAAAGGGAAGCCCAAGGTACCTCCTCCAGTGCCAAAAAAACCCAATGTTTTTCTTCTGCCCTCTCCAAGCATTCAGACCAATGGTGGGGCAGAAAGGCAAACTCTACTTTCTGACAACATCTCCCAATCACCTACAGGTCCATCAGCATCTGACACTGAGGGAGATTTGCTTAAAGGTGAAGATCAAGATGATCCTGTAAAGGAAAATTTAGATGGAAACCATAAAAATTCAGAAAGTTATGAGACCTCTGGAAATCAAGAGAATGATGTGGTAGTTGAAGAGAACAGTTCAAAAGATTCAGATTCTCATCAAATTACGGAAAGAGTGACACCTCCAGGAGAGACAGTAACAGgttaaacatttgtttacattttctgttaagATGTTCTAAGTATAATCATTTTGGGGTttaatttatgttcttttatGCTGCCCCACAGAAACTTACGCAGAAACAGAAATAATGGAAGAGAACAATTCTGCTGTTGACAAGACCGAACTACACATTACAGAGGAAACAGACGATGATGTTTTTGTTCAAACACCCACAACTCACACAACTGAGGACCTCTTTACCATCATACACAggtaaaatttacagtttaacattCATACTGATTCCTTTAGCTTTTTCTCTCTGACCAAAATTACTTTGGTATAATTTGGCATAATGAATACATATGCAGACATGGTCTGGTACTGGATATTAAGGACTATGTCTTCTAGTGCAGAAGCCACTGCAATTAGCCACTTAATTTTGTCtgattgaaataataaatattatataatatatatacaaatagatTTCAGAAACAGAATCAGCCAGCCCTCTTAACTCTTTCACGTCATTATAATCAAATATATCAAGTAGTGTATCATTAGGATATACAGTGTATATGagtggagggccaatgccctgcagagttcagttcaaATCAGTAACTCTTTAGGTGtctttaattagggttggagctaaactctgcagggagtGGCCCTCCAAGTCCAGATTTCAGGAAACCTGATGTAAACTGTTACACAGCATTTGTATTATTCTACTTTTCCTAGGTCAAAGAGGAAAGTTCTTGGTCGCAAGGAACCAGCAGATTCTTTTGGAAACAGGCAGGGTCTGGTCTCACCTGTGAAAAGCAGTAGCACAGACCTCCAAACTCTGGGCCTTGGGACCACTCTTAGGTCAAGTTCACGAAATGAGAACTTTATGGCTCTTCTCCAGAAGAGAAGCAGCAAAGCCAGCAGCGGGACCCGAGTTTCTGCCATGGAGTTGCTGAAGAGCACAAACCCCTTGGCACGTCGAGTCACTGAGTTCTCTCAGTCACAGCCAGATGGGAGTGCAATGAACACACCAAAACCAGCTCCACAGGACCAGTGATTCCACTTGTAGAGAACCACATTCTGGATATCAATATGGCTGATTTTCTGTTGCACTCCTCATGCAAAAGGAAGTGAAgtgttttgtttgagtttttgcTTTCAGACAATGGGATCACACTCTGATGATGTACGATTGTTGTGGAGTATAGTCAGTATTAAAGGAAACTGAGCCCACCACAGATATAAAATACTGGCATTGAAATCTGCTACCCTGGAAATATGAATGCGATGATGAAACTCTTGAATGGAAACTGACatcaataaatattttcagaCTGTTATTTGTGGCCAAAGCCTGCTCTGCCCATTTCAGTGGTGGACTAGAAATTGTCTTGGTAGGATAATTATGTTTTCATAGAGTGCACAAACTCACACAGAGCGAGGAGTGTATGACACGAGTCGGAAACATTCCACAAAGTTGTAAGAAAGGTCTGGTACCCCTTAAAAGTAAGCACTTTCACCAGTACAAGAACTAgtttacaagacaaaaaaagctatatttgttattttccattgtttttttattttttcaaaaaatataaaaggccATATAAATGTCTTCTTGAGtttattttaatctgtaaaaaaaaaaaaaactatgtataaGATATATAAGAAAATTTAACTGCTTGATCAAAGACACAACGGACACAAAGCTGTCCACTAGGGACTGAATTGGTCAAATTAAACCATCATCATGCAATACACCTGAACCCACATCTAGAGATCTTCCCACACTGCCAGAAGTGTAAACAGcaaacaacaaatcaaaattGTGATAGACAAAACACACCTTTGAAAAGGAAATTTGTGGACAATACAACATGAGGCAATAGCATAGAAAGTGATAGTCTAAGGGGTGGACACTAGACTACAGAAGAGGGTCTAGTAAGTGTTACCAGTGGGTCACTGGTAAGTTCTGGCTGTCCATTGTGTCAAATCTCTCAGGGGTTTCTTTGCAACTCAGGAAACCCATAATGGCTAATGGTCCAAGTGTATATTCTCGACACAGAGATTTCACTCAACACACAAAAAGAAGAGCGAATTCATATACCTCTCATTCTTGCCTCCACAATTTCTTTTCCAGAAAAAATAGACAGCACTTATGACCACAATTCCAGATCATCTTGCAAGACAGTGGACCATTCAAATCCAAGTGCAAAGCTTCTCACTTTATGTCCATTTCAGACTATGCATCAGAGGCAGAGCTCAACAGTGTTatgtttagatttaatttttgaccaaaaagaacatagtagaaaatacttttttaatggttGCCCTCCATGTAACTGCAAGACCAGATTGTAGAATGCACAAAGACATTGCAGGCTTTGATCAAATGTGGTAATTCACTCAAGGACTTGAGTAGGTCACCTGTGGTAAACTGACCATCATCCTACATTAAGGGAATTTTGGAGACTACTGCAGACAGAGGATCTACAGCAGGCAACCGCAGAGACTGAGACTTTAGAGACTGCTTCTTCTTACCATTCCATATGAAGCTCCCCTTCCTCATGTGACTGTTCTTCTGGCTCCCAATCAGACAGTGGACAGAAACCTGGTGCTATTGAGCCGGAGTGCCCTCAGCAGTCCAGGAGAGGAAGTGCTTGGCAAAAATCTGTTCTAAGTCTGGAACAAGATCGAGATGTGGATCTTTTCTTGATGTTCATCTTCTCAGACTAGTCGTTCAGGTATTCCGACAATATGAAAAGCATAACGtgaaaaaagagacagaatacCACCACATTAAAATAGTGTGTGacacttgttttaaatatttagtgaATGAAAAAAGTCTGACAACCAGTGTTTATTTGCCTTGTACTCTGGCGTGAAGcctctgtgtttttaaatgccTTGGTATTGCACTTCCGTAGAAGTATGCAGAGTTTCTTTTACTCTTTTAAGgatttactataatatttatcACTACTCTTGTGTACTCTGTGCTTAACCCTATCAATGTCAACAGTATTCTCACAGGTACAagtaaaagagagagaaggacagTGGAAGGAGATGGTATTATATGGGCAAAACAAAATAGAATTCAAGAAATGTACCTTAGTGGACTGTTAGAAGCCCTGTGCATCAATTATGAAAATCCCAGAGACGGGAGACAAGTATCTATCGGAGAGACATATACATTATAGTCACTAGTAAATCACATTCTATTCAGCAGTGTTtgaccccacccccccacacacacacacaaaaaaacaactccTCTCTATAGAGTTTCACCAGCTTCACTCAAgccattttctttttcctcacaCAGCCAATAGAATCCCATTTCAGAACACAGAAGAGTCAAATGTGCCAAGTAAGGGAGAAAAAAAGGGAGTCCGGAATAAGTTAACAACCGTCTGGTTGCTCTCAAGCATAACCAACGACTTTAATCAATTCTTGACACCACAAGTTGACAACTCCCTGCATTACACAAAAGACTAcaatttttgtcacatttttacataaaagataAGACTGAGTTTAGTAGCACAAAGGTCCTTTGATAGATTGCCAGAAtggaaaaagctttaaaaattcCATATTGCCCTTGTTCATTGGGAATAAAAGAAAGACAGGGTGGGAAGACAAGACAATAATgagaattatatttttcttattttttccttggaaagacatattttaaaatatgtgtattaTAGACCTCACCCTCCAGCAGAAATGACGGTTGCTGTGAGATTTCTAATCGGTTTAAGTATGTCTTGCCTATTTATGTTAAAggtatatcattaaaataaattatttttcttgcatAACAGTCCTTCGCAGTTGTGGTgttgtttttctacttcaaaccATACTACCCCACCcacctttaatattttatattattcaaaatccAAATTTGATATTCAGTTTCTAGAGaagttttttgtttataagcccTTCTCAGCAGGATTGAAATTTCCTTTCCAAACTGAGAACCACACAAGACAttagtaaatttttatattattaatataaaacaaatataacagaATGGTGGTATATCATATGCCAGGGAGCAAGATAATGTACTGACAAATCACAAACATATAGTGTTTCATGTCTTCAagaaaaaatgttaaagaaaggcttacaaaatttacatttgtgtataaaatatttagcCAGCAACAAAAtaagtttgaataaataaaacacatctgaCTGTTTACTCTCATAATGTGTATAACCTAGAgtaacattttcatatttcaaagagatatcaggaattaaaaaaaaaacaaaatcaaaacaaaacaaaaaacccaatgTTTTTGATTCTTGGTATATTCTTGGTCACGATTCTTGGTATACTCACAATACCAAAAGAGATTAGACTAATCTTCAGTCATCAAAAACTGTTGTAGAAGACACTTTGTAGGATAGCATTTATCTTATTACATAAAGAATTTCTGAGGCAAAATCCACTCTTTTCCAGTTAATGTTACCTGTCTGTTCCAATAAAAGACGTCATTATAAGACGCTACCTCGTGCTAGAACAGAATACAAGCAATCCTGACTTTGTGGCCAGGGATAATTTACCAATGACTGTTTCAAACACATTAAGATGGAAATTAAATCCCTTCATAAACATAATCACAGAAGGGATGGCTTCAAAAACAATAGCAAATTCCGTAGCTGTGACTGGGATTTTACTGTGACAAAAACTCCTCATATTTAAAGGTATTCCTTTGTCATTAAACCACACAAAAAATAGTTATTCCACAACAAACGTATACAATCGTTTCCATTATGAAAATTTTGAGCAATATTGCCCCCTTGTGGTTTTATTTGTACCCTCCACTTCTGCTGTTTATCAAACTTCTTAAGCGCTCACCAAAATAGTAACCACTACCACCGCTGCACTTCCGTAAACACCTGTGTTCCGCTGTGTACTGGAAATCTTTTCTGATCCACGAGGCCATCGTGTGCAATAACAAAAggtcaaaactattttttttttgtcaaatgttcaGTTATACAAAGTAGTGGTTAACTaagataatgtttttgaaagaagctcagcaaggctacatttatttgataaaaaatacagtaaaaatagtattgAAGTAATATTTATTCCCGTGATATCAAAGCTGATTGTTCAGCAGACGTTAGGATGCTCCTgttttcagtgtcacttgatccttcagaaattattctaaaacactgatttggtgctgaagaaacatttcttaatagtGTTAAAAATGGCTGAAAAGgctatgtaatatttttgtggaaacaggcaTTTTTAACAGGATTCTTAGAAGgttctttgaaatagaaatcttatgtatTAATTCAAAATGCTGTATCAGCATTCTGTATACAACATTCTgtatcaattcaatgcatcctttcagaaaaaaaaacataccgaccccaaacttttaaccaGAATCCCtgaaattattacatatttttgagatggtgaggattgttttttttttttgtttttttttatcggaTATAGCTGGTTTGTACAGAAGACAAAAGTTATTTGTAGGCCATTTATTCTATTTCTTAAATGCCTTCACACAAGACTATGAGCATGAGTCTTACAACCTATTTGACAGTACAGTAATGCGAAGTTTTGTAAATGTGATATAAGAAAAAGGATAGGGTTACTGAAATGTTGAAGAGATCCGTGTCAAAAAGGATTTCTTAagattctttgtgtgtgtgatcaaGTGTGCATAGTGCTTGTTCTAGTATTTTAGTCAGATCAAAAACGTCATGGAGCAAAGTTCGGTTATCGTACTGCAGTGACTATCAAGATAAAAGCTAGTATTACTTGAAGCAACTTGAACCTTCAGACCTTTGTTTTATGGCATGCGCAGTTAAGGAGGTGGGAATAGGAGGAAAAGCGAGACCTGATCCCAGCCCATACTAATGCATTCCCAGTGCTTCCTGGTGCTGCATCAGAGTAAAGTCTGTGAGCTTGTCAAACTCTGAGCTGCCAGTGGTACATTTCCTGTTGTTGACAGGCAAGGAGCACAGCAGAGGCTGCACTGAGCTGCGTGTAGGGACTCGCATTTTATCAGCTGGagtgcacacagacacactcagagAGCACCCCTTCACAGGAAGAGCTGCTATCACTTCTCAGATACTCAGACGCAGAGGAAGCACTGACACTGAACCTCTTACCAACGGCCCAGAAACAGGAGCTGCTCCACAGATGGACTGACTCCCTCCATCAAGAGTCTGACTGATGAAAACAAGTGGGATCTGCtttgttatttttgtctgttttaaccTGATCTGAGTGTCTACCCAGGAAGTGTTATGGTTTTTTTCTCCATGGGATCGGATAAAACCTCATCTTCAGTCATGCAGCCTGAGGACCCTGTTCGCCAGGACATGCAGTTCTACTATGTGGTGAGTAGGGGAATTACCTATAGTTCTATGCAAATGTGAACCGGTTTAACGCAGGCTCAAACTGTATGATTCCCTGCAcataatgatttacattttaaataagaagtGTAAACTAAAGTTACTCTGTTGCTGTCTGTgcacagtatttatattttactaatgTTCTCAACCATGTTCCCCGTTGTAATCAACCTACATTAGGGTTGCACAACTGAAATATTCATTTCTCTCTCTTAATTTTTCTCAAGATATGgctgtaaatattaattattaaaagaacGAGCAT encodes:
- the LOC109091787 gene encoding NHS-like protein 2 isoform X3, which codes for MPFCKRTIVPEDVCKSRARGAMFTDLVDVCGLTLCAVLRQLSDLSRHSVSILEELEGELASICYRSGALENKLISLQKHISALATKPPATTATNLDSESKRTAHFQSSWQQHVNVFGSWSRPECVQELHQEAQLNLQSLLQDFEEQLYDNRVTGQTFRHPSSQSSEDTSATLSRPPSSLSNKKTEFVFVPANKQVCEDETTTLGVRVQDPTPCGSEKSLLGWNASLSPPVAEKPRWYLGRHTPAHLVPIEITGDSKILAVDLIQGACSPGSSQPRSLEPTTENTGQQHIPLRKTQSDLEYSIPPSPKTPSGMMDHATLMCPNPSWNGPKGSTFSPSWNDSYNYALVTSPASKQPVSKTGMLTPGGEGGGLICPSQTSSGLSMSSGSHSSSFTSISEPCGHRVFTVSTGGGVPVGKRNDIEGAASTAGTGNNKGEQEKRSAQSNVFRFRERSLSTPTDSGSFCSADNICSPGEAVPVVSEVESYALLYPSNSSEDSMSTDNVSVTTGSDFLLDGQLRSRSRSISLKKSKKKPPPPVRSVSLMKNLSEVGGMGSYHSEGHFRDGRPKSLFIPRDYHIQDSFQPEFIIAKPEDDTDQAHSSLETSSDISQPADRETELGFSPHWQLNEWKSNNDPYRSLSGSSTATGTTVIECMKVRGSSESLNSPSTSRATSPSQLSIEAETKVSPFKPPCLMSPSSGYSSQSETPTPTISNTFITGPSPVGCKMRPKIPERKSSLPASAKDKSRSRLSFELPANSQLDLSSVKPKMKASRRHSDTSTANKPGKLSPSQSSLPMVTTTDLRNIRLRSVSRSELEDSPDGSSDIIEEEQSRDLSPPITPSNTKQSKPPVAVKPPLPKRPMNLMLKSSSSSPLAPESPPSSPVDRPMPVGNIYMVVRKPKPKRPAQSSLSTSAIAPQVPLHSYVPPLPEFDLEYGIPIEEDPPSPSSPESEDKSKTLPSRMTISCLAELDKGKPKVPPPVPKKPNVFLLPSPSIQTNGGAERQTLLSDNISQSPTGPSASDTEGDLLKGEDQDDPVKENLDGNHKNSESYETSGNQENDVVVEENSSKDSDSHQITERVTPPGETVTETYAETEIMEENNSAVDKTELHITEETDDDVFVQTPTTHTTEDLFTIIHRSKRKVLGRKEPADSFGNRQGLVSPVKSSSTDLQTLGLGTTLRSSSRNENFMALLQKRSSKASSGTRVSAMELLKSTNPLARRVTEFSQSQPDGSAMNTPKPAPQDQ
- the LOC109091787 gene encoding NHS-like protein 2 isoform X7; its protein translation is MPFCKRTIVPEDVCKSRARGAMFTDLVDVCGLTLCAVLRQLSDLSRHSVSILEELEGELASICYRSGALENKLISLQKHISALATKPPATTATNLDSESKRTAHFQSSWQQHVNVFGSWSRPECVQELHQEAQLNLQSLLQGDSKILAVDLIQGACSPGSSQPRSLEPTTENTGQQHIPLRKTQSDLEYSIPPSPKTPSGMMDHATLMCPNPSWNGPKGSTFSPSWNDSYNYALVTSPASKQPVSKTGMLTPGGEGGGLICPSQTSSGLSMSSGSHSSSFTSISEPCGHRVFTVSTGGGVPVGKRNDIEGAASTAGTGNNKGEQEKRSAQSNVFRFRERSLSTPTDSGSFCSADNICSPGEAVPVVSEVESYALLYPSNSSEDSMSTDNVSVTTGSDFLLDGQLRSRSRSISLKKSKKKPPPPVRSVSLMKNLSEVGGMGSYHSEGHFRDGRPKSLFIPRDYHIQDSFQPEFIIAKPEDDTDQAHSSLETSSDISQPADRETELGFSPHWQLNEWKSNNDPYRSLSGSSTATGTTVIECMKVRGSSESLNSPSTSRATSPSQLSIEAETKVSPFKPPCLMSPSSGYSSQSETPTPTISNTFITGPSPVGCKMRPKIPERKSSLPASAKDKSRSRLSFELPANSQLDLSSVKPKMKASRRHSDTSTANKPGKLSPSQSSLPMVTTTDLRNIRLRSVSRSELEDSPDGSSDIIEEEQSRDLSPPITPSNTKQSKPPVAVKPPLPKRPMNLMLKSSSSSPLAPESPPSSPVDRPMPVGNIYMVVRKPKPKRPAQSSLSTSAIAPQVPLHSYVPPLPEFDLEYGIPIEEDPPSPSSPESEDKSKTLPSRMTISCLAELDKGKPKVPPPVPKKPNVFLLPSPSIQTNGGAERQTLLSDNISQSPTGPSASDTEGDLLKGEDQDDPVKENLDGNHKNSESYETSGNQENDVVVEENSSKDSDSHQITERVTPPGETVTETYAETEIMEENNSAVDKTELHITEETDDDVFVQTPTTHTTEDLFTIIHRSKRKVLGRKEPADSFGNRQGLVSPVKSSSTDLQTLGLGTTLRSSSRNENFMALLQKRSSKASSGTRVSAMELLKSTNPLARRVTEFSQSQPDGSAMNTPKPAPQDQ
- the LOC109091787 gene encoding NHS-like protein 2 isoform X4; its protein translation is MRWRRRRSPGQGRQGETRGSEAAFTMPFFRAATNLDSESKRTAHFQSSWQQHVNVFGSWSRPECVQELHQEAQLNLQSLLQDFEEQLYDNRVTGQTFRHPSSQSSEDTSATLSRPPSSLSNKKTEFVFVPANKQVCEDETTTLGVRVQDPTPCGSEKSLLGWNASLSPPVAEKPRWYLGRHTPAHLVPIEITGQSFDKHSTQHSKLRAVFRTDSAVKPKTVPRPRSVVAGPDVTLHCQGDSKILAVDLIQGACSPGSSQPRSLEPTTENTGQQHIPLRKTQSDLEYSIPPSPKTPSGMMDHATLMCPNPSWNGPKGSTFSPSWNDSYNYALVTSPASKQPVSKTGMLTPGGEGGGLICPSQTSSGLSMSSGSHSSSFTSISEPCGHRVFTVSTGGGVPVGKRNDIEGAASTAGTGNNKGEQEKRSAQSNVFRFRERSLSTPTDSGSFCSADNICSPGEAVPVVSEVESYALLYPSNSSEDSMSTDNVSVTTGSDFLLDGQLRSRSRSISLKKSKKKPPPPVRSVSLMKNLSEVGGMGSYHSEGHFRDGRPKSLFIPRDYHIQDSFQPEFIIAKPEDDTDQAHSSLETSSDISQPADRETELGFSPHWQLNEWKSNNDPYRSLSGSSTATGTTVIECMKVRGSSESLNSPSTSRATSPSQLSIEAETKVSPFKPPCLMSPSSGYSSQSETPTPTISNTFITGPSPVGCKMRPKIPERKSSLPASAKDKSRSRLSFELPANSQLDLSSVKPKMKASRRHSDTSTANKPGKLSPSQSSLPMVTTTDLRNIRLRSVSRSELEDSPDGSSDIIEEEQSRDLSPPITPSNTKQSKPPVAVKPPLPKRPMNLMLKSSSSSPLAPESPPSSPVDRPMPVGNIYMVVRKPKPKRPAQSSLSTSAIAPQVPLHSYVPPLPEFDLEYGIPIEEDPPSPSSPESEDKSKTLPSRMTISCLAELDKGKPKVPPPVPKKPNVFLLPSPSIQTNGGAERQTLLSDNISQSPTGPSASDTEGDLLKGEDQDDPVKENLDGNHKNSESYETSGNQENDVVVEENSSKDSDSHQITERVTPPGETVTETYAETEIMEENNSAVDKTELHITEETDDDVFVQTPTTHTTEDLFTIIHRSKRKVLGRKEPADSFGNRQGLVSPVKSSSTDLQTLGLGTTLRSSSRNENFMALLQKRSSKASSGTRVSAMELLKSTNPLARRVTEFSQSQPDGSAMNTPKPAPQDQ
- the LOC109091787 gene encoding NHS-like protein 2 isoform X6; protein product: MDVIMERLDVFRGKTAATNLDSESKRTAHFQSSWQQHVNVFGSWSRPECVQELHQEAQLNLQSLLQDFEEQLYDNRVTGQTFRHPSSQSSEDTSATLSRPPSSLSNKKTEFVFVPANKQVCEDETTTLGVRVQDPTPCGSEKSLLGWNASLSPPVAEKPRWYLGRHTPAHLVPIEITGQSFDKHSTQHSKLRAVFRTDSAVKPKTVPRPRSVVAGPDVTLHCQGDSKILAVDLIQGACSPGSSQPRSLEPTTENTGQQHIPLRKTQSDLEYSIPPSPKTPSGMMDHATLMCPNPSWNGPKGSTFSPSWNDSYNYALVTSPASKQPVSKTGMLTPGGEGGGLICPSQTSSGLSMSSGSHSSSFTSISEPCGHRVFTVSTGGGVPVGKRNDIEGAASTAGTGNNKGEQEKRSAQSNVFRFRERSLSTPTDSGSFCSADNICSPGEAVPVVSEVESYALLYPSNSSEDSMSTDNVSVTTGSDFLLDGQLRSRSRSISLKKSKKKPPPPVRSVSLMKNLSEVGGMGSYHSEGHFRDGRPKSLFIPRDYHIQDSFQPEFIIAKPEDDTDQAHSSLETSSDISQPADRETELGFSPHWQLNEWKSNNDPYRSLSGSSTATGTTVIECMKVRGSSESLNSPSTSRATSPSQLSIEAETKVSPFKPPCLMSPSSGYSSQSETPTPTISNTFITGPSPVGCKMRPKIPERKSSLPASAKDKSRSRLSFELPANSQLDLSSVKPKMKASRRHSDTSTANKPGKLSPSQSSLPMVTTTDLRNIRLRSVSRSELEDSPDGSSDIIEEEQSRDLSPPITPSNTKQSKPPVAVKPPLPKRPMNLMLKSSSSSPLAPESPPSSPVDRPMPVGNIYMVVRKPKPKRPAQSSLSTSAIAPQVPLHSYVPPLPEFDLEYGIPIEEDPPSPSSPESEDKSKTLPSRMTISCLAELDKGKPKVPPPVPKKPNVFLLPSPSIQTNGGAERQTLLSDNISQSPTGPSASDTEGDLLKGEDQDDPVKENLDGNHKNSESYETSGNQENDVVVEENSSKDSDSHQITERVTPPGETVTETYAETEIMEENNSAVDKTELHITEETDDDVFVQTPTTHTTEDLFTIIHRSKRKVLGRKEPADSFGNRQGLVSPVKSSSTDLQTLGLGTTLRSSSRNENFMALLQKRSSKASSGTRVSAMELLKSTNPLARRVTEFSQSQPDGSAMNTPKPAPQDQ